The proteins below come from a single Bacteroidota bacterium genomic window:
- a CDS encoding T9SS type A sorting domain-containing protein — protein sequence EWGQGIGIEKISNASDGHSFSIVARPLDDTLEYYFSIDPSGLDSVVIDTLGVWQLAVRAGEASAELASDLKHVGRVSLSSTGESITFTPNTARYDYWVVDPVGNKFRLGRDGEAGQREVTFKHSVSIYPNPFNPATTFRVTLAGPETLSVRVFNLLGQEVAVLASGWHDTGEYAFQFNASTLASGVYVYQVQIGREVQTGKLQLLK from the coding sequence CGAGTGGGGACAGGGAATCGGCATCGAGAAAATTTCCAACGCCTCCGACGGTCATTCTTTCAGCATTGTGGCCCGTCCGCTGGATGATACGCTGGAATATTACTTTTCCATCGATCCATCCGGGCTCGATTCGGTGGTGATCGATACATTGGGTGTCTGGCAACTGGCCGTCCGGGCAGGAGAGGCATCGGCAGAACTGGCCAGTGATCTGAAACATGTAGGCCGGGTTTCTCTCTCATCCACCGGGGAAAGCATCACCTTCACTCCCAATACAGCCCGTTACGATTACTGGGTGGTCGATCCGGTCGGCAACAAGTTCCGTCTGGGACGCGATGGGGAGGCAGGTCAACGCGAGGTGACTTTCAAACATTCAGTGTCCATTTATCCGAATCCGTTCAATCCGGCCACCACATTCCGGGTTACGCTGGCCGGGCCGGAGACCCTTTCGGTCAGAGTCTTTAACCTGCTGGGACAGGAAGTGGCGGTGCTGGCATCGGGGTGGCATGATACCGGTGAGTATGCCTTCCAATTTAACGCATCCACATTGGCAAGTGGGGTGTATGTGTATCAGGTGCAGATTGGCCGGGAGGTTCAAACCGGGAAACTTCAGTTGCTGAAGTAA
- a CDS encoding prephenate dehydratase: MIRPEQIFYQGEPGAYSQLAAWSVFPGSKPEGLPAFADVFDRLATVKGNVAAVLPIENSIYGSVHPVLDLLQTNPFPIVGEYKLRIQHCLLAHPSTPVSSIREVYSHPQALGQCESFFRQNPQMKPVPWPDTAGAARYLADHPELTTTGAIASEQAGLEYKLAVLQKNIESFDHNFTRFVVVTPQPEPVPDANKTSIWFEAKDLPGSLYNCLGCFASREINLIKIENRPVWGKAWKQIFYLDITGGLHQPAIREAIEELHAFTESVHILGSYREDQSEKGHVSGL, encoded by the coding sequence ATGATCCGCCCAGAACAGATTTTTTACCAGGGAGAGCCGGGAGCTTACAGCCAACTGGCCGCATGGTCGGTTTTCCCGGGAAGCAAGCCGGAAGGGCTGCCTGCCTTTGCCGATGTCTTCGACCGGCTGGCCACTGTGAAGGGGAACGTGGCAGCCGTCCTTCCCATTGAGAATTCCATTTACGGATCGGTTCACCCGGTCCTTGATCTCCTTCAAACCAATCCGTTTCCCATCGTTGGCGAATACAAACTGCGGATTCAGCATTGTCTGCTCGCCCATCCGTCCACGCCTGTATCTTCCATCCGTGAGGTGTATTCCCATCCGCAGGCACTGGGACAGTGTGAAAGCTTTTTCCGGCAGAATCCGCAGATGAAACCCGTACCCTGGCCCGACACTGCCGGTGCTGCCCGGTATCTGGCCGACCATCCGGAGCTGACCACCACCGGTGCCATTGCCTCTGAACAGGCCGGATTGGAGTATAAACTGGCCGTCCTGCAGAAAAATATCGAAAGTTTCGATCATAATTTTACCCGTTTTGTGGTGGTCACCCCCCAACCGGAGCCGGTTCCTGATGCGAATAAAACGTCCATCTGGTTCGAGGCCAAGGATTTACCAGGAAGTCTGTATAACTGCCTCGGCTGTTTCGCCTCGAGAGAAATCAACCTGATTAAAATTGAAAACCGTCCCGTCTGGGGGAAAGCCTGGAAACAGATTTTTTATCTGGATATCACCGGCGGACTTCATCAGCCAGCCATCCGTGAAGCCATTGAAGAACTTCATGCTTTCACCGAATCGGTTCACATTCTGGGTTCGTACCGTGAAGATCAATCCGAAAAAGGACATGTATCGGGCTTATGA
- a CDS encoding M56 family metallopeptidase — translation MDLLLSPESGYWLFDRIFLPVVLWSLGCLPLLWTLRFLFPSDPDFQTRARLLLLWGLPASIFLHILLNVAWTQPGSGYLIIPEPIAWLVSEPVTTLTAPTNGIALDWKPLIGWITGLSLLAGFSFLKGYLILFHRLARYHQYLEWIPETEHIRQIARDCGVRIPITVYRSNGFVTPFTFGILYPKIVIPAGYSANPIQFDLILRHELMHIRNGDYLKQILEQALKFLFFWNPLLHLITRQISNFREMVCDERVVASCPDQKREYATLLLTHLEEPTAPTGVAAAMAHSTRNLKERIVHMKTYPTSGQNKWLQSLVAVGFTALLVSSVLATSNASFPTIPRQESATGDSTTVTPPELTGGMDALAKISQQIRYPEMDKQQGIQGRVLLNLVISKTGAIKSVQILESTGSATLDAQAVVAAQELTFKPAMKDGQPVESEMKLPFKFKLQNEPNTARKEKPEQVTSEPEPIGGIGSVLKNIIYPAEAKKEGRSGMTVLSIQVSENGTVMKVSVAKSSGFTDLDQAAMDAAQKIQFRPAFKDGKAVTADVILPVKFKLGE, via the coding sequence ATGGACCTGTTGCTGTCGCCCGAATCAGGGTATTGGCTGTTTGACCGCATTTTCCTTCCGGTGGTGCTCTGGTCTCTCGGTTGTCTTCCTTTATTGTGGACATTGCGTTTTTTATTTCCATCCGACCCTGATTTTCAGACCCGGGCCCGGCTGTTGCTTCTGTGGGGACTTCCCGCATCCATTTTTCTCCATATCCTTTTAAATGTTGCCTGGACTCAACCAGGTTCCGGTTACCTCATTATACCCGAACCCATTGCATGGCTTGTATCAGAACCGGTAACAACTCTGACAGCACCAACAAACGGAATTGCTCTTGATTGGAAGCCACTGATCGGGTGGATAACCGGACTTTCCCTTCTGGCTGGTTTTTCATTTCTGAAGGGTTATCTCATCCTGTTTCACCGGTTAGCCCGTTATCATCAATATCTCGAGTGGATTCCCGAGACGGAACACATCCGGCAGATTGCACGTGACTGTGGAGTCCGGATTCCCATAACCGTTTACCGGTCAAACGGTTTTGTAACACCGTTTACCTTTGGAATTCTGTACCCCAAAATTGTTATTCCGGCCGGATACTCAGCCAATCCGATTCAATTCGATCTGATTCTCCGTCATGAACTGATGCACATTCGCAATGGAGATTACCTTAAACAGATCCTCGAACAAGCCTTGAAATTTCTTTTCTTCTGGAATCCGCTTCTGCATCTGATCACCCGGCAAATCAGCAACTTCCGGGAAATGGTGTGTGATGAGCGGGTGGTAGCTTCCTGTCCTGATCAGAAACGTGAGTATGCAACCCTGCTGCTGACGCATCTGGAAGAACCGACAGCTCCGACCGGCGTTGCAGCGGCCATGGCCCACTCAACCCGAAATCTGAAAGAAAGGATTGTTCACATGAAAACATACCCGACTTCCGGCCAAAACAAGTGGCTACAATCGCTGGTTGCGGTTGGATTTACCGCTTTGCTTGTTTCTTCGGTGCTGGCCACTTCCAATGCCAGTTTTCCAACGATACCCAGGCAGGAATCTGCCACCGGAGACAGCACCACTGTCACTCCGCCTGAATTAACGGGTGGGATGGATGCGCTGGCAAAAATCAGTCAGCAAATCCGGTACCCGGAAATGGATAAGCAGCAGGGAATTCAGGGCCGCGTCCTGCTGAATCTGGTCATTTCAAAAACCGGTGCTATTAAGTCCGTTCAGATACTGGAATCAACCGGGTCAGCAACGCTTGATGCACAGGCGGTGGTGGCAGCTCAGGAATTGACCTTTAAACCAGCCATGAAGGATGGTCAGCCGGTTGAATCGGAAATGAAACTGCCTTTCAAGTTTAAACTGCAGAATGAACCAAATACTGCCCGGAAAGAAAAACCGGAACAGGTCACTTCAGAACCGGAACCCATCGGAGGAATCGGATCGGTCCTGAAGAACATCATCTATCCGGCAGAGGCAAAGAAGGAAGGACGAAGTGGAATGACGGTGCTTTCCATTCAGGTCAGTGAAAACGGGACTGTAATGAAAGTGTCCGTTGCAAAGTCCTCTGGTTTTACCGACCTGGATCAGGCTGCCATGGATGCCGCTCAGAAAATCCAGTTCAGACCAGCCTTTAAAGATGGTAAAGCTGTTACGGCCGACGTGATTCTGCCTGTGAAATTCAAATTGGGAGAGTAA
- a CDS encoding BlaI/MecI/CopY family transcriptional regulator, whose protein sequence is MQKRSVAGLGETEMEVLNHVWRLQNATVSDVHESMRSYRKVAYTTVMTIMKKLADKGLLRIEKEGVSYRYFPTRTEAEVKAELAGSFVSSVFGNSRVQLVQTLVKRENLSTAEIEELKKLIGDL, encoded by the coding sequence ATGCAGAAGCGATCCGTAGCCGGTCTCGGAGAAACTGAAATGGAAGTGCTCAATCATGTGTGGCGGCTACAGAATGCCACTGTATCCGATGTGCATGAATCGATGCGGTCCTACCGGAAGGTGGCCTATACCACGGTGATGACGATTATGAAAAAACTGGCGGATAAGGGATTGCTCCGCATCGAAAAGGAGGGGGTTTCCTACCGGTATTTCCCCACCCGGACCGAAGCGGAAGTGAAAGCGGAACTGGCTGGTTCTTTCGTTTCCTCTGTCTTCGGCAATTCCCGGGTCCAGTTGGTTCAGACCCTTGTAAAACGTGAAAATCTGTCAACTGCCGAGATTGAAGAATTGAAGAAACTCATCGGGGATTTATAA
- a CDS encoding T9SS type A sorting domain-containing protein codes for MKYITLFLAGIFMSPVAAHSQSTGNLGTLNFWNATSTTWTGSFTGATLRIRSVSDSIFQIAYDDGADAPTVMIQTPLAEGPDLTVTELADRITLNNGTLRIDVALPGGLLTFLRSDGLLITSESSSSPYSKSGDITRFTFTEGPGQVFGFGEKGMSLNRKGQFFDTYNRANYGYSSALKTMKVNIPLMTTTEGYGVFFDSSYPANVDLRSGYSYQSLGGPMVFYFFTGDLRAQIRHYYQLTGFQPLPPRWALGFIQSKYGYQNETEVRQIASTFRSKNIPADAIVLDLYWFGQENKMGDLQWDLNRFPDPAGMVADLLDDGFRVIPIQETYFVNGTRLYSLFSAYVGKKPAGGAYTFGFWAGDARLFDVTHASAPHLWWSQSKAIMESGIAGWWTDLGEPETHPSDMIHAGGSAAKVHNIYNLIWAKILWDGFNKDYPGKRFFNLTRSGTGGMQRFATFPWSGDVDRSFDGLSLQPGIMLGMSLSGIGYEHSDLGGFAGSPASAELYTRWMQFGAFTGIMRAHTSHQNHEPWAFGLVTERITGNYIRIRHRLNPYFYTAAWNHSIHGELPIRPLLLDFPDLPGVSDRTDAFFFGPSLLVMPVLQPDVTSVNTDLPSGTWYDFYYPNAVVPAGFQTLAAPLQQIPVLVRGGSVIPQRPDGRTVADEWGDTLLLSVFPDRETGLASGSLIEDDGLTTQSLAGERLETRFLWEETRTDSMTAQLTSVISGTGYPSLPGSRMTHIRVARHGSWTRVQSGTTHLPYIADSTLWAQSNEPAWTQTSTHGMIRTTGTPFSPLNLSIRGSLYTSVRSEQPADWSLGTLYPNPFNPSVNIPVTIASPGSLRLVVHNVLGQQVAEKIFVFTVAGPQTLSWEPHQLTSGLYHLTFINGSKRETRRAVYLK; via the coding sequence ATGAAATACATCACTCTTTTTCTGGCTGGTATATTCATGAGTCCGGTTGCGGCCCATTCACAATCCACCGGTAATCTTGGAACCCTCAATTTCTGGAATGCGACCAGCACCACCTGGACCGGTTCGTTTACGGGGGCCACTCTTCGTATCCGGTCGGTGAGTGATTCCATTTTTCAGATTGCCTATGATGACGGGGCAGACGCACCCACCGTCATGATTCAGACACCGCTTGCTGAAGGCCCAGACCTGACGGTGACCGAACTGGCCGACCGGATCACCCTGAATAACGGAACCCTCCGGATCGACGTGGCGCTTCCCGGCGGACTGCTGACTTTTCTCCGGTCCGATGGGTTGCTCATTACCAGCGAATCATCGTCCAGCCCGTATTCCAAATCAGGAGATATCACCCGGTTCACTTTTACTGAAGGCCCGGGACAGGTGTTTGGATTCGGGGAAAAAGGCATGTCCCTTAACCGGAAGGGACAATTTTTCGATACCTATAACCGGGCCAATTACGGATATTCCTCTGCGCTGAAAACCATGAAAGTAAACATCCCGCTGATGACCACCACCGAGGGATATGGTGTCTTTTTTGACTCATCCTATCCGGCGAATGTCGACCTGCGTTCCGGTTACAGTTACCAATCCCTTGGCGGACCCATGGTGTTTTATTTCTTCACTGGTGATCTGCGTGCACAAATTCGGCATTATTATCAGCTAACCGGCTTCCAACCCCTTCCTCCACGTTGGGCATTGGGATTTATTCAGTCCAAATATGGCTATCAGAATGAAACGGAAGTCAGGCAGATTGCATCCACCTTCCGGTCGAAGAACATTCCGGCCGATGCCATTGTTCTCGATTTATACTGGTTTGGCCAGGAAAATAAAATGGGAGATCTGCAGTGGGATCTGAACCGGTTTCCCGATCCTGCAGGAATGGTGGCCGATCTTCTTGATGATGGATTCCGGGTGATTCCCATACAGGAAACCTACTTTGTCAACGGAACACGCCTGTACAGCCTGTTCTCGGCATACGTGGGGAAAAAACCTGCCGGCGGGGCTTATACGTTCGGATTCTGGGCCGGCGATGCCCGGTTGTTCGATGTCACCCATGCGAGCGCGCCGCATTTGTGGTGGTCTCAATCCAAGGCCATCATGGAATCGGGAATTGCCGGCTGGTGGACCGATCTGGGTGAACCGGAGACCCATCCTTCCGACATGATTCATGCCGGCGGAAGTGCTGCCAAAGTTCATAACATTTACAATCTGATCTGGGCGAAAATTCTCTGGGACGGATTTAACAAGGACTATCCCGGAAAACGGTTTTTTAATCTGACCCGGTCGGGAACGGGTGGCATGCAACGGTTTGCCACCTTCCCCTGGTCGGGCGATGTGGACCGGTCTTTTGACGGACTTAGTCTTCAGCCCGGGATCATGCTGGGCATGTCCCTTTCAGGAATCGGATATGAGCATTCCGATCTGGGCGGATTTGCCGGGTCCCCCGCTTCGGCTGAATTGTACACCCGTTGGATGCAATTCGGTGCGTTTACAGGAATCATGCGTGCTCACACCTCCCATCAGAATCATGAGCCGTGGGCTTTCGGTTTGGTTACCGAACGCATCACCGGTAACTACATCAGAATCCGTCACCGGCTGAATCCCTATTTCTACACCGCCGCCTGGAATCATTCCATCCACGGTGAATTGCCCATCAGGCCGTTGCTGCTCGATTTTCCCGATCTGCCGGGTGTTTCTGACCGGACAGACGCATTTTTCTTTGGTCCTTCCCTGCTGGTAATGCCCGTTCTGCAACCGGATGTTACCTCGGTTAACACCGACCTTCCTTCGGGGACCTGGTACGATTTTTATTATCCGAATGCCGTCGTTCCGGCCGGTTTTCAGACCTTGGCCGCACCCTTGCAACAGATTCCGGTACTGGTTCGCGGCGGATCGGTCATTCCTCAGCGACCCGATGGCCGGACGGTGGCAGATGAATGGGGCGATACCCTGCTTCTCAGCGTCTTCCCGGACCGGGAAACCGGGCTGGCTTCCGGCTCCCTGATAGAAGACGACGGTCTCACCACCCAATCTCTTGCCGGTGAACGTCTGGAAACCCGGTTCCTCTGGGAGGAAACCCGGACCGATTCCATGACCGCACAGTTGACCTCGGTGATCTCGGGAACCGGATATCCATCCCTTCCAGGATCACGGATGACTCATATCCGGGTGGCCCGCCATGGATCCTGGACCCGGGTTCAATCGGGAACCACCCATCTTCCCTACATCGCCGATTCAACCCTATGGGCACAAAGCAACGAACCCGCCTGGACTCAAACCAGCACCCATGGTATGATCCGTACAACCGGCACTCCCTTTTCACCCCTGAATCTTTCCATCAGAGGTTCCCTTTACACATCAGTCCGTTCCGAACAACCGGCTGACTGGTCATTGGGAACGTTGTATCCCAACCCATTCAATCCGTCTGTGAACATTCCGGTAACCATTGCATCGCCCGGATCCCTGCGCCTCGTCGTACACAATGTATTGGGTCAGCAGGTGGCAGAAAAAATCTTTGTTTTTACAGTTGCCGGACCTCAAACCCTTTCATGGGAACCTCATCAGTTAACCTCGGGGCTGTATCACCTCACATTTATCAACGGATCAAAGCGTGAAACCCGCCGGGCGGTCTATCTGAAGTAA
- a CDS encoding membrane dipeptidase — MNNPVSFADAHNDLLQRALAGDAIHQRLPDGHSDFVRIREAGVVLQILSVWVPVRYEQEGKSPDQAHRLIDAFEKSISQASDIAATRSSPGKTTYLLGMEGSHPLASDPRQVEVFRRRGIRYLSPTWNNSVSWATSARDEHSPGFSGPKGLSGAGREMIAEFNRVGIVPDVSHVGERTFWDMIDVSKGPLMASHSACMALCSHPRNLTDEQIRAIAMTGGVVCMNFFSGFLDPSYFTRRNERLTSIRAERKGPVESDFPNYEAFFTHEDRWIGREVADLRPSIDLLTDHILHALRIAGEDHVALGSDFDGIETAPAGMESVLDLQKIPGLLKERGLSDQTISKICSKNLIRLFTD; from the coding sequence GTGAATAACCCGGTTTCCTTTGCCGACGCACACAATGATTTGCTTCAGCGGGCACTGGCAGGTGATGCCATTCACCAGCGTTTACCCGATGGACATTCCGATTTTGTCAGAATACGTGAAGCCGGTGTGGTTTTACAGATTTTATCGGTCTGGGTTCCGGTCCGGTATGAACAGGAAGGAAAATCACCCGACCAGGCTCACCGTCTGATTGATGCCTTTGAAAAGTCCATCAGTCAGGCCTCCGATATTGCTGCCACCCGTTCTTCCCCGGGAAAAACCACTTACCTGCTTGGCATGGAAGGATCGCATCCTCTTGCAAGCGATCCACGTCAGGTGGAAGTGTTTCGTCGCCGCGGAATCCGGTATTTGTCTCCCACCTGGAACAACAGTGTCTCCTGGGCCACCAGTGCCCGCGATGAACATTCACCGGGGTTTTCCGGTCCGAAGGGACTAAGTGGGGCGGGTCGCGAAATGATTGCAGAATTTAACAGGGTTGGCATTGTTCCCGATGTGAGTCATGTGGGAGAAAGAACCTTCTGGGACATGATTGATGTGAGCAAAGGCCCCCTCATGGCCTCCCACTCGGCCTGCATGGCGCTGTGTTCCCATCCGAGAAACCTGACCGATGAACAGATCAGGGCCATTGCCATGACCGGCGGGGTGGTCTGCATGAATTTTTTCAGTGGATTCCTGGATCCCTCCTATTTCACCCGCCGGAATGAACGGCTGACGTCCATCCGGGCTGAGCGGAAAGGACCGGTTGAGTCCGATTTCCCGAACTACGAAGCTTTTTTCACTCACGAGGACCGTTGGATCGGCCGTGAAGTGGCCGACCTGAGACCCTCCATTGATCTCCTTACCGACCACATTCTTCATGCCCTGCGGATTGCTGGAGAAGACCATGTGGCTCTCGGCAGCGACTTTGATGGAATCGAAACAGCACCTGCCGGTATGGAGTCCGTTCTGGATCTTCAGAAAATTCCCGGCCTGCTCAAGGAACGGGGGCTTAGTGACCAGACCATCTCAAAAATCTGTTCGAAAAACCTGATCCGGCTTTTCACGGACTGA
- a CDS encoding ABC transporter permease: MSLSYIIRESLSGFKRTKLSSFVSISTITLSLVLLGTFLLLAVNAQRLVTELRARLEIEVFLEKSVKQDEIKSIGDYLGGIKGVRETRFISREEAAAIFEQEFGENVFDILDTNPFPPSFRVFVRPEYGVMDSLMLIIPQIKKLAAVTDVNFNEQYISALDKNARILWGLTAGIGLIVGLASIFLVSNTIRLAIYSRRFLIQTMKLVGATAAFIRTPFLIEGFLQGVLGGLISGLTIFGLLTLTDQRIFPVFQYIVLSPSFFLTLIVTGAVFGLLGSVISVRKFISMRISE, translated from the coding sequence ATGAGTTTATCCTACATCATCCGTGAAAGTCTGTCGGGTTTTAAGCGGACCAAACTTTCCAGTTTCGTCAGCATTTCAACCATTACGCTCAGTCTGGTTCTGCTGGGCACCTTTCTGCTGCTGGCGGTCAATGCACAGAGACTGGTGACCGAACTTCGGGCACGACTCGAAATTGAAGTCTTTCTTGAAAAATCGGTCAAGCAGGATGAAATCAAGTCGATCGGGGATTATCTCGGCGGAATCAAAGGGGTGAGGGAAACCCGTTTCATATCCCGCGAGGAAGCAGCGGCGATTTTTGAGCAGGAGTTCGGTGAGAATGTGTTCGACATTCTCGACACCAATCCGTTTCCGCCCAGTTTCCGCGTATTTGTCCGACCGGAATATGGGGTGATGGATTCGCTGATGCTGATTATTCCGCAGATAAAAAAGCTGGCTGCTGTCACCGATGTGAATTTTAACGAACAGTACATTTCGGCCCTGGATAAAAATGCACGCATTCTGTGGGGACTCACAGCAGGCATTGGCCTGATAGTGGGTCTGGCCTCAATTTTTCTGGTCAGCAACACCATCCGGCTGGCCATTTATTCACGTCGTTTTCTCATTCAGACCATGAAACTGGTGGGAGCAACGGCCGCCTTTATCAGAACCCCGTTTCTGATTGAAGGATTTCTGCAGGGGGTGCTGGGCGGTCTGATTTCCGGATTGACCATTTTCGGATTGCTCACCCTGACCGATCAGCGGATATTTCCCGTATTCCAGTACATCGTGTTGTCCCCTTCCTTTTTCCTGACTCTCATTGTGACCGGAGCAGTTTTTGGATTGCTGGGTTCTGTGATTTCGGTACGGAAATTTATTTCCATGAGGATCAGTGAATAA